From Salvia splendens isolate huo1 chromosome 3, SspV2, whole genome shotgun sequence, a single genomic window includes:
- the LOC121793554 gene encoding cytosolic sulfotransferase 5-like: MQQTWQLTKQKKKMGSETIPPTPKYLQQEETLSEEVKHFISSLPKENGWLASHLYQYQGFWYPVRHLAGVLSCQKHFLPKPHDIFLVSTPKSGTTWLKAISFSLLHRSLFPPSSPSHPLTSSNPHSLVPFLEIHHYTDGRFPDLSSSRLFSTHLPISSLPKSITNNKIVYLCRNPKDIFVSLHHFTNGLKPIDSPVNSIHDAFDMFCRGVSLFGPCWDHILGYWELSREDSNRVLFLKFEEMKERPREEVRRLAEFLGCPFTAEEEEKGVVEDVLKLCSFEGLSGLEVNRSGKLASGEENRVFFRRGVVGDWRNYLDQEMAARFDRIAEEKFQASGLVL, translated from the coding sequence ATGCAACAAACATGGCAACTAACtaagcaaaagaaaaaaatgggaTCAGAAACGATTCCCCCAACTCCCAAATACCTCCAACAAGAAGAAACCCTAAGCGAAGAAGTGAAGCATTTCATCTCCTCCCTCCCCAAAGAAAATGGTTGGCTTGCCTCCCATCTCTACCAATACCAAGGCTTCTGGTACCCCGTCCGCCACCTCGCCGGCGTCCTCTCCTGCCAAAAACACTTCCTCCCCAAACCCCACGATATCTTCCTCGTCTCCACCCCCAAATCCGGCACCACCTGGCTCAAAGCCATCTCCTTCTCCCTCCTCCACCGCTCCCTCTTCCCCccctcctccccctcccaccCCCTCACCTCCTCCAACCCCCACTCCCTCGTCCCCTTCCTCGAGATCCACCACTACACCGATGGCCGATTCCCCGACCTCTCCTCCTCCCGCCTCTTCTCCACCCACCTCCCCATCTCCTCCCTCCCCAAATCCATCACCAACAACAAAATCGTCTACCTTTGTCGAAATCCTAAAGACATCTTCGTCTCCCTCCACCACTTCACCAACGGCCTCAAGCCAATCGATTCCCCGGTTAACTCCATCCACGACGCGTTCGACATGTTCTGCCGCGGTGTCAGCCTTTTCGGGCCGTGCTGGGACCATATTCTCGGGTATTGGGAGCTTAGCCGGGAGGATAGCAATAGGGTTTTGTTTCTAAAGTTTGAGGAGATGAAGGAGAGGCCGAGGGAGGAGGTGAGGCGGCTGGCCGAGTTTCTAGGGTGCCCTTTcacggcggaggaggaggaaaaGGGTGTTGTGGAGGATGTTTTAAAGTTATGTAGCTTTGAGGGTTTGAGTGGTTTGGAGGTGAACCGGAGCGGGAAGCTGGCGTCGGGCGAGGAGAATAGGGTTTTCTTCCGGCGGGGGGTGGTTGGGGATTGGCGGAATTATTTGGATCAAGAGATGGCCGCGAGGTTCGATCGGATCGCGGAGGAGAAGTTCCAGGCGTCGGGATTGGtgctttga
- the LOC121796555 gene encoding WAS/WASL-interacting protein family member 1-like — translation MDALNQPRPETHFQSNQSLFTDADRFALEQMMGCLSPGLPDTPPARVDTPVLTRVGGFGGAGGSSGGGSGSGGGEGSEATGAGGKRSTHYTKAESIDVARDADTSDPIVGIPNRAFGSASCWHTTSSSQEAPNRVTRNRDGRSEADVKTLSMSQFNTEGWPKFNSWEEYLVLENCPKFKAICVEERGTGPGAKRTRHNIVGDYSSGSGSQSIDLNDAQTEEPSAIHSRSPRPPVQHASIRATRVAASSSRISQPTPIPHSMGIGPHEVLQRNLDVQLMKQL, via the coding sequence ATGGACGCTCTTAACCAACCGCGACCGGAGACCCATTTCCAATCCAACCAATCTCTTTTCACCGATGCAGATAGATTCGCACTAGAGCAGATGATGGGTTGTTTGAGTCCAGGATTACCGGATACTCCGCCAGCCCGTGTGGATACTCCCGTTCTGACGAGGGTCGGCGGGTTCGGTGGGGCAGGTGGAAGCAGCGGCGGCGGtagcggcagcggcggtggcgagGGCAGCGAGGCAACGGGGGCCGGCGGTAAACGGTCCACgcactacaccaaagcggagtccattgATGTGGCGAGGGATGCCGAcacatcggaccccatagtgggcatACCGAACCgagcttttggaagcgcgtcctgttggcatacaacgagttcaagTCAAGAGGCGCCAAACCGCGTGACCCGGAACAGAGATGGCCGAAGCGAAGCCGACGTGAAGACGCTGTCTATGTCCCAATTCAACACAGaaggctggccgaagttcaaCTCCTGGGAGGAGTATCTCGTTCTCGAGAACTGCCCtaaattcaaggccatctgtgTGGAGGAGAGGGGGACAGGTCCTGGGGCGAAGCGAACTAGACACAATATAGtcggggactacagcagcggcagcggctcaCAATCAATCGACCTCAACGACGCCCAAACGGAAGAGCCATCCGCTATACACTCTAGGAGCCCACGCCCTCCGGTCCAACATGCCTCTATCCGAGCCACTAGAGTGGCTGCAAGTTCCTCGCGCATCTCGCAGCCCACCCCTATACCGCACTCTATGGGCATTGGTCCCCACGAGGTCTTGCAGAGGAACCTTGATGTGCAGTTGATGAAACAACTGTAA